The following are from one region of the Dreissena polymorpha isolate Duluth1 chromosome 2, UMN_Dpol_1.0, whole genome shotgun sequence genome:
- the LOC127869663 gene encoding venom peptide isomerase heavy chain-like, protein MLYDIVLVKWSRPAHMSEYVNTICIEPNYTAPDHSHCVTAGWGDLVEGGVCSEMPHHASVQIVPTYVCADLYNLLPENHTVAIADSFICASTEGRDSCQVDLNIPHL, encoded by the exons ATGCTCTATGATATCGTCCTGGTTAAGTGGAGCAGGCCCGCTCACATGTCCGAATACGTGAACACTATCTGTATCGAGCCCAACTACACCGCGCCCGATCACAGCCACTGCGTCACTGCGGGATGGGGAGACTTGGTGGAAG GGGGTGTGTGCTCTGAAATGCCGCACCATGCTAGCGTGCAGATTGTGCCCACTTATGTTTGCGCTGACCTGTACAATCTACTTCCGGAGAACCACACCGTCGCCATTGCGGACTCTTTTATTTGCGCCAGCACTGAGGGAAGAGACTCCTGTCAGGTAGATTTGAATATCCCACATTTGTAG